One Megasphaera elsdenii DSM 20460 genomic window carries:
- the mutY gene encoding A/G-specific adenine glycosylase, protein MDIKKEHWSPLLLDWFAAHGRDLPWRDETPRDPYKVWVSEIMLQQTKVETVRPYYDSWMDHFPTISALAAASQDEVLRQWQGLGYYSRARHLHQAVQEVQAKYGGHVPENKKDVQSLKGVGDYTAGAILSLAYGQKEPAVDGNVLRIFARLYDIEENILSTPVKKKVTALVAEQLPDEAPGAFNEALMDLGAMICIPKHPRCPYCPLQELCLAHRAGKECELPIRLVKKKSPVEDITVVVVRKGKQWLVHRRPPTGLLASMWEFPNAQGKGEEGLHAVGQLLAQKGLTLAADDQSIGSLKSVFSHKTWQMTIYEGRITQGKLEEEEDWQWIDCKAYASLPWAGPHGKITAMV, encoded by the coding sequence ATGGATATAAAGAAAGAACATTGGAGCCCGCTGCTCCTCGACTGGTTTGCCGCCCATGGCCGGGACCTGCCCTGGCGCGATGAAACGCCGCGGGATCCGTATAAGGTCTGGGTCTCGGAAATCATGCTGCAGCAGACGAAAGTCGAAACAGTCCGCCCCTATTATGACAGCTGGATGGACCATTTTCCGACCATCTCCGCCTTGGCGGCGGCTTCTCAAGATGAAGTCCTGCGGCAGTGGCAGGGCTTGGGCTACTACTCGCGGGCCCGCCATCTCCACCAGGCCGTCCAGGAAGTACAGGCCAAATACGGCGGCCACGTGCCGGAAAATAAAAAAGACGTGCAATCCTTGAAAGGCGTTGGTGATTATACAGCCGGCGCTATTTTAAGCCTGGCTTATGGACAGAAAGAACCGGCTGTCGATGGCAACGTCCTGCGCATCTTTGCCCGCCTTTATGATATTGAAGAAAATATCTTGTCGACACCGGTCAAGAAGAAAGTCACAGCTCTCGTCGCAGAGCAACTTCCGGACGAAGCGCCTGGAGCCTTTAACGAAGCTCTCATGGACTTAGGAGCTATGATCTGCATCCCTAAGCATCCCCGCTGTCCCTACTGTCCTTTACAAGAGCTCTGCCTGGCTCATCGGGCTGGGAAAGAATGTGAGCTGCCCATCCGCCTGGTCAAGAAGAAATCGCCTGTCGAAGATATTACTGTCGTCGTCGTCCGTAAGGGGAAACAGTGGCTCGTTCATCGCCGGCCGCCGACGGGCCTGCTGGCGTCGATGTGGGAATTTCCTAATGCCCAGGGGAAAGGGGAGGAAGGCCTGCATGCTGTCGGTCAGCTCTTGGCGCAGAAAGGACTGACCCTGGCTGCCGATGACCAGTCCATAGGCTCTCTGAAGAGCGTCTTTTCGCATAAGACCTGGCAGATGACGATTTATGAAGGTCGCATCACCCAGGGAAAACTCGAAGAAGAGGAGGATTGGCAGTGGATCGACTGTAAAGCTTATGCGTCCTTGCCCTGGGCCGGGCCGCATGGCAAGATTACTGCCATGGTATAA
- a CDS encoding metallophosphoesterase, which produces MKGLFFINFMVITSCICVVSALLWDYVVRTGHRWLLLLVALLLAVLSAFGLYHYEDLFPGLVASGWDGLYDRKAMAGLIWLLACLLAFPCLAVVAIARFFCRPRRRRRRRQRRASGVTRRAFLKGLAALVPAVALATSGAGNLLGERDLDTTYHVLKYKNLPDYLDGYKIGQLSDLHMGLFFSPRRLQEALDAVAAQGVNRLEITGDFIDELALLPKARAILEANVHRFPDGIDFCYGNHEYYRDFNAITAMLEATPVRVLRNSSFQASRGCGQGLKGRNGRDGRSFYIAAADYSFAKGDEAFAKEREQYVRETLAKVPEDAFVVLLAHHSAFIDEGFAHHIPLTLCGHTHGAQFAPIAPLVSALGFKYLRGLFQKGECKGYVNRGTGHWLPFRVLCSREASVFELRKQA; this is translated from the coding sequence ATGAAAGGGCTTTTTTTTATTAATTTCATGGTCATTACGTCCTGTATCTGCGTCGTCTCGGCCCTGTTATGGGATTATGTCGTCCGAACGGGCCATCGCTGGCTGCTGCTCCTGGTGGCCTTGCTGCTGGCTGTCTTGTCGGCCTTCGGCCTCTATCACTATGAAGACCTCTTTCCCGGCCTCGTCGCTTCTGGCTGGGATGGCTTATACGACCGCAAGGCCATGGCCGGCCTGATTTGGCTGTTGGCCTGTCTCCTGGCTTTTCCCTGCCTGGCCGTCGTTGCCATAGCCCGATTCTTCTGTCGTCCCAGGCGCCGCCGGCGACGGCGGCAGCGGCGGGCGTCCGGCGTGACACGGCGGGCTTTCCTCAAAGGCTTGGCCGCCCTGGTCCCGGCAGTGGCTCTGGCTACCAGCGGGGCCGGCAATCTCTTAGGCGAACGCGATTTAGACACGACGTATCACGTCTTGAAATACAAAAATCTGCCAGATTATCTCGACGGCTATAAAATCGGTCAGCTGTCAGACCTGCACATGGGGCTCTTCTTCAGTCCCCGGAGACTGCAGGAAGCTTTGGATGCCGTAGCTGCCCAGGGCGTGAACCGTTTAGAAATCACAGGCGACTTCATTGATGAATTGGCCCTTTTGCCGAAAGCCAGGGCCATCCTTGAAGCCAATGTCCATCGCTTTCCCGACGGCATCGACTTTTGTTACGGCAACCATGAGTATTACCGCGATTTCAATGCCATCACGGCCATGCTCGAAGCGACGCCGGTGCGGGTACTGCGCAATTCCTCTTTTCAGGCCAGCCGTGGCTGCGGTCAGGGCTTGAAAGGGCGTAATGGCCGCGACGGCCGGTCTTTTTATATTGCGGCTGCTGATTATAGTTTTGCCAAAGGCGACGAGGCCTTTGCCAAAGAACGGGAACAGTACGTCCGGGAAACCCTGGCCAAAGTGCCGGAAGACGCTTTTGTCGTCCTGCTGGCCCACCATTCGGCCTTTATCGATGAGGGCTTTGCCCACCACATCCCCTTGACCTTATGCGGCCATACGCACGGTGCCCAGTTCGCGCCCATTGCGCCGCTGGTTTCGGCCTTGGGCTTCAAATACCTCCGCGGCCTGTTCCAGAAAGGCGAGTGCAAGGGCTATGTCAACCGCGGTACGGGCCACTGGCTGCCTTTCCGCGTCCTCTGTTCACGAGAAGCCAGTGTCTTTGAATTACGAAAACAAGCGTAA
- a CDS encoding nucleoid-associated protein, with protein MMINKAVLHIFDFNTNVCVVSQKDLDFSSDVVYEYVSKRLNRIIGDAAQKTGVFYATSAFQMKLQALADGTMTFDDLASQTARELYQLLAHCDEPESTDLLVIDFQDDDDVRNVGILMLENKTAYTHQILDDEGTVYNKLIKHYAILPGTAQKADAYALIRLSDFSIHFVDKKRKMDGEDVYLLPDKLLQCTSVISSKEAVKVVSKIAEKVAEEHGASTVEALSKAKTYLVENAETADSFSPQDLGSDVFGDSPVLQREFEEQIKEAKLPEAVAIEKEYAQKAGRSHKIKTDTGIEITFPSEYIENTDFIQFINNPDGTLSIELKNIGKIVNK; from the coding sequence ATGATGATCAATAAAGCAGTACTCCATATTTTTGATTTCAACACTAATGTCTGCGTGGTATCCCAGAAAGACCTCGATTTCAGCAGCGATGTCGTCTACGAATACGTCAGCAAACGGCTGAACCGCATCATCGGCGATGCCGCCCAGAAGACAGGCGTCTTCTATGCGACCAGTGCCTTTCAGATGAAGCTGCAGGCTCTGGCCGACGGGACGATGACCTTCGACGACCTGGCATCCCAGACGGCCCGTGAACTCTATCAGCTCCTGGCTCACTGCGACGAACCGGAATCGACAGACCTCCTGGTCATTGATTTCCAGGATGACGACGATGTCCGCAACGTAGGCATCCTCATGCTGGAAAACAAGACGGCCTATACCCATCAGATCCTCGACGACGAAGGGACGGTATACAACAAGCTCATCAAGCATTACGCCATCTTGCCCGGGACGGCGCAGAAAGCCGATGCCTATGCCCTCATCAGGCTGAGTGATTTTTCCATCCATTTCGTCGACAAGAAGCGGAAAATGGATGGCGAAGACGTCTATCTCCTGCCGGACAAGCTCTTGCAGTGTACGTCGGTCATTTCCAGCAAGGAAGCCGTGAAAGTCGTCAGCAAGATTGCCGAGAAAGTGGCTGAAGAACACGGAGCCAGTACGGTTGAAGCCTTGTCGAAGGCCAAGACCTATCTCGTAGAAAATGCTGAAACAGCCGATTCTTTTTCACCCCAGGACCTGGGCAGCGATGTCTTCGGCGATTCGCCAGTGCTGCAGCGGGAATTTGAAGAGCAAATCAAAGAAGCCAAACTGCCCGAGGCCGTGGCCATCGAAAAGGAATATGCCCAGAAAGCCGGCCGCAGCCATAAAATCAAGACCGATACGGGCATTGAAATTACCTTTCCTTCAGAATACATCGAAAATACCGATTTCATCCAGTTCATCAATAATCCCGACGGGACCTTGTCCATTGAATTGAAGAATATCGGAAAAATCGTCAACAAATAA
- the uvrA gene encoding excinuclease ABC subunit UvrA, whose amino-acid sequence MEDKYIVIKGARQHNLKNIDVKIPRDKLVVFTGLSGSGKSSLAFDTIYAEGQRRYVESLSAYARQFLGQMDKPDVDYIEGLSPAISIDQKTTSRNPRSTVGTVTEIYDYLRLLYARVGEAYCPKCGKPIRQQTIEQMADAVMALGEGEKVMVMAPVVDGRKGTHQKLLAKLVKDGYVRVRVDGEVYLLSDDIPLDKNKKHTIDVIIDRLVIKNSILTRLTDSLETAAKLADGIVHIFRMATKEVLTFSQHFACPDCHVSLPEIEPHLFSFNSPFGACPACSGIGSTMEVDARLVLPDRKKSFADGAVAALSSNPDSWFMRQLGGLLRPYGFTLDNCYDDLPEELQEKLMDGSDDLCVFEYENLRGQVKQFSTTFEGVLPMVRRRYREASSDMMRDQFGQFMTVKPCSTCHGTRLRHEALAIKIGGLNIAELTDLPVSDMIPFFDSLKLTEKQQLIGKQIFKEIKARLNFLQTVGLDYLTLSRTAGTLSGGEAQRIRLATQIGSGLVGVLYILDEPSIGLHQRDNDKLLEALKRLRDLGNTLIVVEHDEDTMRAADYIVDIGPAAGEHGGTIVAQGSAEDIMACSQSLTGQYLKGTKYIPVPKVRRLGSGNFLEIIGAAEHNLKHINVSIPIGTLTVVTGVSGSGKSTLVNEILYKGMAEAVYGTPHRPGKFKALKGVEYIDKIINIDQSPIGRTPRSNPATYTGVFDAIRQLYSQTAEAKVRGYKAGRFSFNIKGGRCEACKGDGIIRIEMNFLPDVYVPCEVCHGARYNRETLEVKYKGKNISDVLNMTVDDACQFFENIPRIVNKLKTLQQVGLGYIRLGQPATTLSGGEAQRVKLATELSKRSTGRTLYILDEPTTGLHTADIHKLMDVLQMLVDGGDTVVVIEHNLDVIKTADYLIDLGPEGGAGGGTVVATGTPEEICQVPASYTGKFLKPVLERTKALMAGEKGE is encoded by the coding sequence ATGGAAGATAAATATATTGTCATTAAAGGTGCGCGTCAGCACAATTTAAAGAACATCGATGTCAAGATTCCCCGGGACAAGCTCGTCGTCTTTACGGGCCTGTCCGGTTCGGGCAAGTCGTCCCTGGCTTTTGATACGATTTACGCCGAAGGCCAGCGCCGCTATGTCGAATCTCTGTCGGCCTATGCCCGGCAGTTCCTGGGCCAGATGGATAAGCCTGATGTCGATTACATTGAAGGCCTGTCGCCGGCTATTTCCATCGACCAGAAGACGACGAGCCGCAATCCCCGGTCGACCGTCGGGACGGTTACGGAAATCTACGATTACCTGCGCCTGCTCTATGCCCGCGTCGGCGAAGCGTATTGCCCGAAATGCGGCAAGCCCATCCGCCAGCAGACTATCGAGCAGATGGCCGATGCTGTCATGGCCCTCGGCGAAGGCGAAAAGGTCATGGTCATGGCCCCTGTCGTCGACGGCCGCAAGGGGACCCATCAGAAACTCCTGGCCAAATTGGTCAAGGACGGCTACGTCCGCGTCCGCGTCGACGGCGAAGTCTACCTTTTGTCCGACGATATTCCCTTGGATAAGAATAAGAAGCATACCATCGACGTCATCATCGACCGCCTGGTCATCAAGAACAGTATCTTGACGCGCCTGACTGATTCTTTGGAAACGGCGGCTAAACTGGCCGATGGCATCGTCCACATTTTCCGTATGGCTACGAAAGAAGTCCTGACTTTCAGTCAGCATTTCGCCTGCCCGGACTGCCACGTCAGCCTGCCGGAAATCGAACCGCATCTCTTTTCTTTCAACAGTCCCTTCGGGGCCTGCCCGGCCTGCTCCGGTATCGGCAGTACCATGGAAGTCGATGCCCGCCTCGTTTTGCCGGACCGCAAGAAATCCTTTGCCGACGGCGCTGTAGCGGCTCTCAGCAGTAATCCCGATTCGTGGTTCATGCGCCAGCTCGGCGGTCTCCTGCGGCCTTATGGCTTTACCCTGGATAATTGTTACGACGACTTGCCGGAAGAACTGCAGGAAAAACTCATGGACGGTTCTGACGACCTGTGCGTCTTTGAATATGAGAACCTGCGCGGCCAGGTAAAGCAGTTCTCGACGACTTTTGAAGGCGTCCTGCCCATGGTCCGCCGCCGCTACCGCGAGGCTTCATCGGATATGATGCGCGACCAGTTCGGACAATTCATGACCGTCAAGCCCTGTTCGACCTGCCATGGCACGCGCCTGCGCCACGAAGCGCTGGCCATCAAGATAGGCGGCTTGAACATCGCTGAATTGACGGATTTGCCTGTCAGCGATATGATTCCCTTCTTCGATAGCTTGAAATTGACGGAAAAGCAGCAGCTCATTGGCAAACAGATTTTCAAGGAAATCAAGGCCCGCCTGAATTTCCTGCAGACCGTCGGCCTCGATTATCTCACTCTGTCGCGGACGGCCGGGACCCTGTCTGGCGGCGAAGCCCAGCGAATCCGCCTGGCGACCCAGATCGGTTCGGGCCTGGTCGGCGTCCTCTACATCCTGGACGAACCGTCTATCGGCCTGCATCAGCGGGATAACGACAAGCTCCTGGAAGCCCTCAAGCGCCTGCGCGACCTGGGCAATACACTCATCGTCGTCGAACACGACGAAGATACCATGCGGGCTGCCGATTATATCGTCGATATCGGTCCGGCTGCAGGGGAACACGGCGGCACCATCGTCGCCCAAGGGTCGGCCGAAGATATCATGGCTTGCTCTCAGTCACTGACGGGCCAGTACCTGAAGGGGACCAAGTACATTCCCGTCCCGAAAGTACGGCGGCTGGGGAGTGGGAACTTTTTGGAAATCATCGGCGCAGCCGAACACAATTTAAAACATATAAACGTGTCCATCCCCATCGGGACCCTGACTGTCGTTACAGGCGTATCCGGGTCGGGTAAGTCGACCTTGGTCAATGAAATCCTGTACAAGGGCATGGCTGAGGCCGTTTACGGAACGCCGCACCGGCCGGGCAAGTTCAAGGCCTTGAAAGGCGTCGAATACATCGATAAGATTATCAACATCGACCAGTCGCCTATTGGTCGGACGCCGCGGTCCAATCCGGCCACGTATACGGGCGTCTTCGATGCCATCCGCCAGCTCTACAGCCAGACGGCAGAAGCCAAGGTGCGCGGCTACAAAGCCGGCCGGTTCAGCTTCAATATCAAAGGCGGCCGCTGTGAAGCCTGCAAGGGTGACGGCATCATCCGCATCGAAATGAATTTCCTGCCAGATGTCTACGTTCCCTGCGAAGTCTGCCACGGTGCCCGCTATAACCGGGAAACGCTGGAAGTCAAATACAAGGGCAAGAATATTTCCGACGTCCTCAACATGACCGTTGACGACGCCTGCCAGTTCTTTGAAAATATCCCGCGCATCGTCAATAAGTTGAAGACGCTGCAGCAGGTCGGCCTGGGCTACATCCGCCTGGGCCAGCCGGCGACGACCTTATCCGGTGGTGAAGCCCAGCGGGTCAAACTGGCGACGGAACTGTCCAAGCGCAGTACCGGCCGGACCCTGTATATCCTCGATGAACCGACGACGGGCCTGCACACGGCGGACATCCACAAGCTCATGGACGTCTTGCAGATGCTCGTTGACGGCGGCGATACCGTCGTCGTCATCGAACACAATCTGGACGTCATCAAGACGGCAGACTATCTCATCGACCTCGGTCCCGAAGGTGGTGCCGGCGGCGGGACCGTCGTCGCCACGGGAACGCCGGAAGAAATCTGCCAGGTACCAGCTTCGTATACGGGAAAATTCCTCAAGCCCGTCCTGGAACGCACCAAGGCCCTCATGGCCGGCGAGAAGGGAGAATAA
- the uvrC gene encoding excinuclease ABC subunit UvrC, whose amino-acid sequence MAVSEAVREKVRNLPTQPGVYLWKDEKGKIIYVGKAVNLRNRVTSYVRHDANRAPKVAAMVSHAVDLETIVVATEMEALILENTLIKKYHPHYNIMLRDDKTYPYIKVTVQEDYPRIFMTRRVSRDGARYFGPFADSTAVHRVLKLMQRAYHIRSCRTMPTDRPCLQYHLHHCDAPCVHYITKGDYGVLIRQALDILEGRDSGVSQALQQKMEEAAEAMEFEKAAMYRDQIKAIAVIQEQQNIVNTTGGDMDVIGLARQAGQTCVQIYTVRMGKLMGRETFSLDNGSDDDVPSLMEAVVDQYYGDGTFIPAEIVVPGLEDREGCERRLSQQKGKKVTVVIPQRGTKKQLLDMAAENAAGLLEQKRLQWQHDVDKTTGAVEGLARILNLPCLPERMECFDISHTQGIETVASMVVFEHGQPAKKEYRRFKLKTVQGKPDDFKSMAEIMERRYGEKDWPVPDLIIIDGGKGQLHAALPVIRQAGCEAPVISLAKRIEEVFVEGRSDSIILSHHTPELQLLQAIRDEAHRFAITYHRHLRGKRSLVSILDHVEGIGPKRRKALWTAFKTLGDMKAASIEELAAVPGMNRQAAENVYYFFRLGTDEKRKMTQ is encoded by the coding sequence ATGGCTGTCAGCGAAGCCGTCCGGGAAAAGGTTCGTAACCTGCCGACCCAGCCCGGCGTCTATCTTTGGAAAGATGAGAAGGGGAAAATCATTTACGTCGGCAAAGCCGTCAATCTGCGCAACCGCGTGACCAGCTATGTCCGCCACGATGCCAACAGGGCGCCGAAAGTAGCGGCCATGGTCAGCCATGCTGTGGACTTGGAAACGATAGTCGTCGCTACGGAAATGGAAGCCCTCATCCTGGAAAATACGCTCATCAAGAAATACCATCCCCACTACAACATCATGCTCCGCGACGACAAGACCTATCCCTATATCAAGGTCACCGTCCAGGAAGATTACCCACGCATCTTCATGACCCGCCGCGTCAGCCGCGACGGCGCCCGCTATTTCGGCCCCTTTGCCGATTCGACAGCCGTCCACCGCGTCCTGAAGCTCATGCAGCGGGCCTACCACATCCGGTCGTGCCGGACCATGCCGACGGACCGGCCATGTTTGCAGTACCATTTGCATCACTGCGATGCGCCCTGCGTCCACTATATCACCAAAGGGGATTACGGGGTCCTGATCCGCCAGGCCCTGGATATCCTCGAAGGCCGGGACAGCGGCGTTTCCCAGGCGCTGCAGCAGAAGATGGAAGAGGCTGCGGAGGCCATGGAATTTGAAAAGGCTGCCATGTACCGTGACCAGATCAAGGCCATTGCCGTCATCCAGGAACAGCAGAACATCGTCAATACGACTGGCGGCGATATGGACGTCATCGGCCTGGCCCGTCAGGCCGGGCAGACATGCGTCCAGATCTATACGGTCCGCATGGGCAAGCTCATGGGACGGGAAACGTTTTCCCTGGACAACGGCAGCGACGACGATGTGCCGTCCCTGATGGAAGCCGTCGTTGACCAGTATTATGGCGACGGGACTTTCATCCCGGCAGAAATCGTCGTACCAGGCCTGGAAGACCGGGAAGGCTGCGAACGCCGCCTGAGCCAGCAGAAGGGGAAGAAAGTCACTGTCGTCATCCCGCAGCGGGGGACGAAGAAACAACTCCTGGACATGGCTGCTGAAAATGCAGCCGGCCTTTTGGAACAGAAACGGCTGCAGTGGCAGCACGACGTGGACAAGACGACCGGTGCCGTCGAAGGCCTGGCGCGGATCCTCAACCTGCCCTGCCTGCCGGAACGCATGGAGTGCTTCGATATTTCCCATACCCAGGGCATCGAGACCGTCGCTTCCATGGTCGTCTTCGAGCATGGTCAGCCGGCTAAGAAGGAGTATCGCCGCTTTAAGCTGAAGACCGTCCAGGGCAAGCCTGATGACTTCAAGTCCATGGCGGAAATCATGGAACGGCGCTATGGTGAAAAGGATTGGCCCGTACCGGACCTGATCATCATCGACGGCGGCAAAGGCCAGCTCCATGCGGCCCTGCCCGTCATCCGCCAGGCCGGCTGCGAAGCGCCGGTCATCAGTCTGGCCAAGCGCATCGAAGAAGTTTTCGTCGAAGGCCGCAGCGATTCTATCATCCTCAGTCACCACACGCCGGAACTGCAGCTGTTGCAGGCCATCCGTGACGAAGCTCATCGCTTTGCCATTACCTATCACCGTCATTTGCGGGGCAAGCGCAGCCTCGTGTCCATCCTGGACCACGTCGAAGGCATCGGACCCAAACGGCGCAAGGCCTTGTGGACGGCCTTCAAGACCTTAGGCGACATGAAAGCGGCGTCCATCGAGGAACTGGCTGCCGTGCCGGGCATGAACCGCCAGGCTGCCGAAAATGTTTATTATTTCTTCCGCCTGGGAACCGATGAAAAGCGGAAAATGACCCAATAA
- a CDS encoding RsiV family protein — protein MKKKVLTILCGAWLMGAVAMAASPALIQDAPKAVYTHSDGSVLSIQYPAITMTNNAGAAQLIAQYFTDEQQQAKTFFDQQGDKGIKLTEEKTYTVTLNDGKYLSFLDEGYLYFDRAAHPTSWKTGVVFDVATGKRITNWRDLVKPGDEKYFTLQKITNKLTLSGHVLSSYFNGLTEDPKNFYLDKSRNIHFVFGQYEVAPYSSGIIDINMGRQAK, from the coding sequence ATGAAGAAAAAAGTCCTTACCATTTTATGTGGCGCCTGGCTCATGGGGGCCGTCGCCATGGCTGCTTCGCCAGCCCTTATCCAGGATGCGCCGAAAGCCGTCTATACCCATAGCGATGGCAGCGTCCTCAGTATCCAGTACCCGGCCATTACCATGACCAACAACGCCGGAGCGGCCCAATTGATAGCCCAGTATTTTACCGATGAACAGCAGCAGGCCAAGACCTTTTTCGACCAGCAGGGCGATAAGGGCATCAAATTGACGGAAGAAAAGACGTACACCGTCACCTTGAACGATGGCAAGTATTTGTCCTTCCTCGATGAAGGCTATCTCTATTTCGACAGAGCCGCTCATCCGACGAGCTGGAAGACCGGCGTCGTCTTCGATGTAGCGACGGGCAAGCGGATCACCAACTGGCGGGATTTGGTCAAACCGGGTGATGAAAAGTATTTCACCCTGCAGAAAATCACGAATAAGCTGACTTTGAGCGGCCACGTCCTGTCGTCATATTTCAATGGATTGACGGAAGATCCGAAGAATTTCTACCTCGACAAGAGCCGCAATATCCACTTCGTCTTCGGCCAGTATGAGGTAGCTCCGTACTCGTCGGGCATCATCGATATCAATATGGGAAGACAGGCAAAATAA
- a CDS encoding rubredoxin encodes MDKYECSICGYIYDEAEGDADNGVAAGTKFADLPADWVCPTCGADKDAFVKMD; translated from the coding sequence ATGGATAAGTACGAATGCAGCATTTGCGGTTATATTTATGATGAAGCTGAAGGCGACGCAGACAACGGCGTTGCAGCTGGCACGAAATTCGCTGATCTCCCGGCAGATTGGGTATGTCCGACCTGCGGCGCAGACAAAGACGCTTTCGTAAAAATGGACTAA
- the scfA gene encoding six-cysteine ranthipeptide SCIFF: MAKHIITINTESIQKTAQHAGCSECQTSCQSACKTSCTVGNQICTK, from the coding sequence ATGGCAAAACACATCATTACGATCAACACAGAATCGATCCAGAAGACGGCACAGCACGCTGGCTGCAGCGAATGTCAGACGTCCTGCCAGTCCGCTTGCAAAACTTCTTGCACCGTTGGCAATCAGATCTGCACAAAATAA
- the scfB gene encoding thioether cross-link-forming SCIFF peptide maturase — MAEIKPMIHKYCQNGTYMLLDVNSGIINVIDKMTYDVLDVYDGTNKEVVYQAFAGTYDKKDLDETLGELDGLIEKEMLFAPMTENFKVVAEEEPVIKSLCLNIAHDCNLRCKYCFASQGDYDTHKRELMSFDVAKHAVDLLIKSTEGKRQHCEIDFFGGEPLMNFGVVKQTIEYIREQEKIHDKVFKLSLTTNGMLLDPAKVKYLTDNHISLILSLDGRPEVHDRMRPDAGGHGSYKTCADNQVYAAKHRNGEEYYVRGTYTKYNLDFTKDVEHMADLGFEGLSMEPVVGDDLSYAITDDDLPRIYEEYDRLADFYLKRMDEGRPFIYYHFIMDLYRGPCIAKRLRGCGAGHEYMCVVPNGDIYPCHQFVGQDDYVIGNVYDGVTNTELPPLFRDMHVLNKPICCDCWAKFFCSGGCHANNIKYGGNIQTPYELSCKIQKKRIECAMYIQAVLAMRGQKARLFGDPEENCEGCGACE, encoded by the coding sequence ATGGCTGAAATTAAACCAATGATTCATAAATACTGTCAGAACGGCACTTACATGCTCCTCGACGTCAACAGCGGCATCATCAACGTCATCGACAAGATGACCTACGATGTCCTCGACGTCTATGACGGTACCAATAAAGAAGTTGTCTATCAGGCTTTTGCCGGGACTTATGACAAAAAGGATTTAGATGAAACCCTGGGGGAATTGGACGGGCTCATCGAAAAGGAAATGCTCTTCGCACCGATGACGGAAAACTTCAAGGTCGTTGCCGAAGAAGAACCGGTCATCAAGTCCTTATGCCTGAACATCGCGCACGACTGCAACCTGCGCTGTAAGTACTGCTTTGCCTCTCAGGGCGATTATGATACGCACAAGCGGGAACTCATGAGCTTCGACGTAGCTAAACACGCCGTCGATCTGCTCATCAAGAGCACCGAAGGCAAACGCCAGCACTGCGAAATCGACTTCTTCGGCGGCGAACCGCTGATGAACTTCGGCGTCGTCAAGCAGACCATCGAATACATCCGGGAACAGGAAAAGATCCACGATAAAGTCTTCAAACTGTCCCTGACGACGAACGGCATGCTTCTCGACCCAGCCAAGGTCAAGTATTTGACGGATAACCACATCAGCCTCATCCTCAGCCTCGACGGCCGTCCGGAAGTCCACGACCGCATGCGCCCCGACGCCGGTGGCCACGGCTCCTATAAGACCTGTGCGGACAATCAGGTCTATGCTGCCAAGCATCGCAATGGTGAAGAATATTACGTCCGCGGGACGTATACAAAATACAACCTCGATTTTACCAAAGACGTAGAACACATGGCCGACCTCGGCTTTGAAGGCCTGTCCATGGAACCTGTCGTCGGTGACGATCTGTCCTATGCCATTACGGACGACGATTTGCCCCGCATTTACGAAGAATATGACCGCCTGGCTGATTTCTACTTGAAGCGTATGGATGAAGGCCGTCCCTTCATTTACTATCATTTCATCATGGATCTCTACCGCGGTCCCTGTATCGCCAAGCGCCTGCGCGGCTGCGGTGCCGGTCATGAATACATGTGTGTCGTCCCCAACGGCGATATCTATCCGTGCCATCAGTTTGTCGGCCAGGACGACTACGTCATCGGCAATGTCTATGACGGCGTGACCAATACGGAACTGCCGCCGCTCTTCCGCGACATGCACGTCCTCAACAAGCCCATCTGCTGCGACTGCTGGGCCAAGTTCTTCTGCAGCGGCGGCTGCCATGCCAACAATATCAAGTACGGTGGCAATATCCAGACGCCGTATGAACTGAGCTGCAAGATCCAGAAGAAACGCATCGAATGTGCCATGTACATCCAGGCTGTCCTGGCCATGCGCGGCCAGAAAGCCCGCCTCTTCGGCGATCCCGAAGAAAACTGTGAAGGATGCGGCGCCTGTGAATAA